The following proteins come from a genomic window of Pseudomonas sp. MAG733B:
- a CDS encoding VWA domain-containing protein has product MEINLSDFHFLRPLWLLLLPFAAVLPLLWRRSQDLQRRLRSNIAEHLLPHLLITPKDQHWLRPVHLVCALLVLGAIAAAGPTWEQDRPDFLENRAPLIFAIDLSPSMDASDVQPSRLEAVKHKLHDLIQRRAGARNALIAYAGSAHLVLPPTDDPALLDTFIQALSTDLIGKPGKDVGAAIDQTKRLLAAEKSPGTLLLITDGADTSALSDLDKKLDGSALQVLILAVGSEDGGIIRDASGQPRTDSNGRPELGSFDQGALKQLASAVGAPLGSLTLNNDDLDWVELHAQQHFQAASDEQRELHWKDAGYWLSWPLLLIAFFSVRKGWSLNWMAGFVLVVGLGWQPAPAQANALTDAFFTRNQQGRWAFEHEHLPQAAALFVDPYWKGIAAYNAADFDLALASFARLQTPQAYFYLGNIYVRRFKFDQAIAAYTQALKLQPQFPEATANLALAIALQKDTESAEQNAPEVKPDEIKMDKAPGKGQSKAVETEQAASDEQWLQNLSTSPAKFLKQKFSLQDQAGAKP; this is encoded by the coding sequence ATGGAGATCAACCTCAGCGATTTCCACTTCCTGCGTCCACTCTGGCTGTTGCTGCTGCCCTTCGCCGCCGTGCTGCCGCTGCTCTGGCGACGTAGCCAGGATCTGCAGCGGCGCTTGCGCAGCAACATCGCCGAACACCTGCTGCCGCACCTGCTGATCACGCCGAAGGATCAGCACTGGCTGCGTCCGGTGCATCTGGTCTGCGCACTGCTGGTGTTGGGTGCGATTGCGGCTGCCGGCCCCACTTGGGAACAGGATCGACCGGACTTTCTGGAAAACCGCGCGCCGCTGATCTTCGCCATTGACCTGTCGCCTTCCATGGACGCCAGCGATGTACAACCGTCGCGACTGGAAGCGGTAAAACACAAGCTGCACGACTTGATCCAGCGTCGCGCCGGCGCCCGCAACGCGCTGATCGCGTACGCGGGCAGTGCCCATCTGGTGCTGCCACCGACCGATGACCCGGCCTTGCTCGACACGTTCATCCAGGCGCTGAGCACCGATCTGATCGGCAAACCGGGCAAAGATGTCGGCGCCGCTATCGACCAGACCAAACGTCTGCTGGCCGCTGAAAAATCACCCGGCACCCTTCTGCTGATCACCGACGGCGCAGACACTTCAGCGCTGTCCGACCTGGACAAGAAACTCGATGGCAGCGCCCTGCAAGTGCTGATCCTGGCCGTCGGTAGCGAGGACGGCGGCATCATCCGCGATGCCAGTGGCCAGCCACGCACCGACAGCAATGGACGGCCTGAACTGGGCAGTTTCGATCAGGGTGCACTCAAGCAATTAGCCTCTGCGGTAGGTGCGCCGCTGGGCAGCCTGACCCTCAACAACGACGACCTCGACTGGGTCGAACTGCACGCCCAGCAACACTTTCAGGCTGCCAGTGATGAACAGCGCGAACTGCACTGGAAAGATGCCGGCTACTGGTTGTCCTGGCCGCTGTTGCTGATTGCGTTCTTCAGTGTGCGCAAGGGCTGGAGCCTGAACTGGATGGCGGGCTTTGTGCTGGTTGTCGGGCTCGGATGGCAACCGGCTCCAGCGCAGGCCAATGCACTCACCGATGCTTTTTTCACTCGGAACCAGCAAGGTCGCTGGGCCTTTGAGCACGAGCACCTCCCGCAGGCCGCCGCACTTTTTGTCGACCCCTATTGGAAAGGTATCGCCGCCTACAACGCCGCCGATTTCGATCTGGCGCTGGCCAGTTTCGCGCGCCTGCAAACGCCGCAGGCGTATTTCTATCTGGGCAACATTTACGTGCGCCGCTTCAAATTCGATCAGGCCATTGCGGCCTACACCCAGGCGCTGAAATTGCAGCCGCAATTCCCCGAGGCCACCGCCAACCTGGCCTTGGCCATCGCCTTGCAGAAAGACACCGAAAGCGCCGAGCAGAATGCGCCGGAGGTCAAACCCGACGAAATCAAAATGGACAAGGCACCGGGCAAAGGCCAGAGCAAAGCCGTAGAGACCGAACAGGCAGCATCGGATGAACAGTGGTTGCAGAACCTCAGCACATCGCCGGCGAAGTTCCTGAAACAGAAGTTCAGCTTGCAGGATCAGGCGGGGGCGAAGCCATGA
- a CDS encoding VWA domain-containing protein: protein MWQLDYPWLLLLLPLPWLGYRYLPDYREARSAVRVPFFNAMSRAVGEAPSQAGTRSNRWQLLLNLLVCGLLLLAAARPVLVEKPIERQQPVRDLMLAIDLSQSMETTDFTDANGQKINRLAAVKEVVHGFIDKRKEDRLGLIVFGSGAYPQAPLTLDHASLSLLLDDTGIGMAGPNTAIGDAIGLSLKLLDQAHEQEKVLILLTDGNDTSSAITPDHAAAMAAAKGVVIHTIGIGDPNAEGEAKVNLQGLQDIAKTTGGRFFRAEDRNALNQVYSTLDQLTPHQVKTLSHQPKRDLFWWPLGVAIALLAFYHLCALLRPRLTLARQRQEA from the coding sequence ATGTGGCAGCTTGATTACCCCTGGCTGTTACTGCTACTGCCATTGCCGTGGCTGGGTTATCGCTACCTGCCCGATTACCGTGAAGCGCGCAGTGCCGTGCGCGTGCCGTTTTTCAATGCCATGAGCCGGGCGGTGGGTGAGGCACCGAGCCAGGCCGGCACCCGCAGCAATCGCTGGCAGTTGCTGTTGAACCTGTTGGTGTGTGGGCTCTTGCTGCTGGCCGCGGCCCGGCCAGTGCTCGTGGAAAAGCCCATCGAACGCCAGCAACCGGTGCGCGACCTGATGCTCGCCATCGACCTTTCCCAGTCCATGGAGACCACCGACTTCACCGACGCCAATGGCCAGAAGATCAATCGTCTGGCCGCCGTAAAGGAAGTGGTCCACGGCTTTATCGACAAGCGCAAAGAGGATCGCCTCGGGCTGATCGTGTTCGGCAGCGGCGCGTATCCGCAGGCGCCGCTGACCCTTGACCACGCCAGCCTGTCGTTGCTGCTGGACGACACGGGGATCGGCATGGCCGGCCCCAACACGGCCATCGGCGATGCGATCGGGTTGAGCCTGAAGCTGCTGGACCAGGCCCATGAACAGGAAAAGGTCCTGATTCTGCTCACCGATGGCAACGACACCAGCAGCGCCATCACGCCGGATCATGCAGCGGCCATGGCGGCGGCCAAGGGCGTGGTGATTCACACCATCGGCATTGGCGACCCGAATGCCGAAGGGGAAGCCAAAGTGAATCTGCAAGGCTTGCAGGACATTGCCAAGACCACCGGTGGGCGCTTCTTCCGCGCCGAAGACCGTAATGCGCTGAATCAGGTCTACAGCACCCTCGACCAACTCACCCCGCATCAAGTGAAAACCCTCAGCCATCAGCCCAAACGGGATCTGTTCTGGTGGCCGCTTGGCGTTGCAATCGCACTGCTCGCGTTCTATCACCTGTGCGCGCTGCTGCGTCCGCGCCTGACCCTCGCCCGTCAACGGCAGGAGGCCTGA
- a CDS encoding DUF4381 domain-containing protein: MNPNIPSIEQLNEIALPAPVSYAPQTWGWWVLLALLVVTALLLGARRHRQWRRDRYRREALLRLAQLQQRSGDLNALRELPELLKRVALSMPSRHTTKPVGASLLAMASGQSKSALNVPSSSRASSLPQGPAVLGKEDWQAFLQQHIKQPLPADFGQQLSLLAYAPEATLRALPTEQRQQLFDTCKTWVERHHVAA; this comes from the coding sequence ATGAACCCCAATATCCCGAGCATCGAGCAACTGAATGAAATCGCCCTGCCGGCACCGGTCAGCTATGCGCCGCAGACCTGGGGTTGGTGGGTATTGCTGGCATTACTCGTGGTAACGGCGCTGCTGCTGGGTGCACGGCGTCATAGGCAATGGCGGCGAGACCGTTATCGGCGCGAGGCGTTGCTGCGGCTGGCGCAGTTGCAGCAGCGCAGTGGTGATCTGAATGCCTTGCGCGAGTTGCCGGAATTGCTCAAGCGCGTCGCCCTTTCCATGCCCTCCAGACACACCACAAAACCTGTGGGAGCGAGCTTGCTCGCGATGGCGTCCGGTCAGTCGAAATCTGCTCTGAATGTGCCGTCCTCATCGCGAGCAAGCTCGCTCCCACAGGGTCCTGCTGTGCTTGGAAAAGAGGATTGGCAAGCCTTTCTCCAGCAGCACATCAAGCAGCCGCTCCCCGCGGATTTCGGCCAGCAACTGTCCCTGCTGGCATACGCGCCGGAAGCAACCCTGCGCGCCCTGCCCACTGAACAACGTCAACAATTGTTCGACACCTGCAAAACCTGGGTGGAGCGTCATCATGTGGCAGCTTGA
- a CDS encoding DUF58 domain-containing protein, giving the protein MNADGLVYVSLAQLMALEFKARDLSFVARQPQGSILAGNHASRLRGRGLNFDELRRYQPGDDLRHLDWRASLRTGKPVVRTFTEERDRPALVLVDQRMSMFFGSQRSFKSALAAELGALAAWMVFSAGDRVGGMVFNDRRIDSVAPLRSRKRIEALCSRIVQQNQELNAANPDAEGEDQLDKVLQQCLAVAGHDHLICIVSDFAGAGERTLQLMRQLAAHNDVIAMQVYDPLALNLPKNGRLLITQGQLQVELAVERRQVHQPLGDFLSGRLKDVATLLRRSQVPLMMFSTASEAQEQLRAELGKLVGGRR; this is encoded by the coding sequence ATGAACGCCGACGGGTTGGTCTATGTCTCTCTGGCGCAGTTGATGGCCCTGGAGTTCAAGGCCCGTGACCTGAGTTTTGTTGCCCGTCAGCCGCAAGGCAGCATTCTTGCCGGCAACCACGCTTCGCGCTTGCGCGGCCGTGGTTTGAACTTCGACGAGTTGCGCCGCTATCAACCCGGCGATGATTTGCGTCATCTCGACTGGCGCGCGTCGCTGCGCACCGGTAAACCGGTGGTGCGCACCTTCACCGAAGAACGCGATCGCCCGGCGTTGGTACTCGTCGATCAGCGCATGAGCATGTTTTTCGGCTCGCAACGCAGCTTCAAATCCGCCCTCGCCGCCGAGCTCGGCGCCCTGGCGGCGTGGATGGTGTTCAGCGCCGGTGACCGCGTCGGCGGAATGGTGTTCAACGACCGACGCATCGACAGCGTCGCGCCGCTGCGCAGCCGCAAGCGGATCGAAGCGCTGTGCAGCCGCATCGTCCAGCAGAACCAGGAACTGAACGCGGCCAATCCGGACGCCGAAGGCGAAGACCAGCTCGACAAGGTGTTGCAGCAATGCCTGGCCGTGGCCGGGCACGATCACCTGATCTGCATCGTCAGCGACTTTGCCGGCGCAGGCGAGCGTACGTTGCAGCTGATGCGCCAATTGGCGGCGCACAACGATGTGATCGCCATGCAGGTCTACGACCCGTTGGCGCTGAACCTGCCAAAGAACGGCCGGCTGCTGATCACTCAAGGCCAGTTGCAGGTGGAACTGGCGGTGGAACGGCGCCAGGTGCACCAGCCTTTGGGCGATTTCCTCAGCGGACGGCTCAAGGATGTGGCCACGCTGCTGCGCCGCAGCCAAGTGCCATTGATGATGTTCAGCACCGCCAGCGAAGCACAGGAACAACTGCGCGCCGAACTGGGCAAACTTGTCGGGGGGCGACGATGA
- a CDS encoding MoxR family ATPase: MSALNDLNALQASITEAVLGQDQVIRQILVGLLANGHLLLESLPGLAKTRTVKALAKHLDAKMSRIQFTPDLLPSDITGAEVLHQVEGKNEIRFQPGPLFGNLILADEINRAPAKVQAALLEAMEERQITVAGNSHALPELFIVVATQNPIEQEGTYPLPEAQMDRFLMKVLLDYPSAENESQVLRLLREEEQALGAKTAAVQGFALAQDVIFAARREVSAVHVSPAIDRYLIDLINATRHPADYDADLGRWINIGASPRGGIGLDRCARADAWLQGQDFVSPDNVRTVVHPVLRHRLQLSYDAVADGVSADQVLDRLLDKVAIPA; this comes from the coding sequence ATGAGCGCACTCAACGACCTCAACGCCTTGCAAGCGAGTATTACCGAAGCAGTACTCGGCCAGGATCAGGTGATCCGCCAAATTCTTGTGGGCTTGTTGGCCAACGGCCATCTGCTGCTGGAAAGCCTGCCCGGCCTGGCCAAGACCCGCACGGTCAAGGCGCTGGCCAAACACTTGGACGCAAAGATGAGCCGCATCCAGTTCACCCCGGATTTGCTGCCCTCGGACATTACCGGCGCCGAGGTGCTGCATCAGGTTGAAGGCAAAAACGAGATCCGTTTTCAGCCAGGGCCATTGTTCGGCAACCTGATCCTGGCCGACGAAATCAACCGCGCCCCGGCCAAGGTCCAGGCTGCACTGCTTGAAGCCATGGAAGAACGGCAGATCACCGTGGCCGGCAACAGCCATGCGTTGCCGGAGCTATTCATCGTTGTCGCCACGCAAAACCCGATTGAGCAGGAAGGCACCTACCCACTGCCGGAAGCGCAGATGGACCGCTTCCTGATGAAAGTGCTGCTGGATTACCCGAGTGCGGAAAACGAAAGCCAGGTGCTGCGCCTGTTGCGCGAAGAAGAACAGGCCCTCGGTGCGAAGACCGCGGCGGTGCAAGGTTTTGCGCTGGCTCAGGACGTGATCTTCGCCGCTCGCCGGGAAGTCAGCGCGGTGCATGTTTCCCCTGCCATCGACCGCTATCTGATCGACCTGATCAACGCCACCCGCCATCCCGCCGATTACGACGCCGACCTCGGCCGCTGGATCAACATCGGCGCCAGCCCGCGCGGCGGCATCGGCCTGGACCGTTGCGCCCGCGCCGATGCGTGGTTGCAGGGTCAGGATTTCGTTTCGCCGGACAATGTGCGCACCGTGGTGCACCCGGTGCTGCGCCATCGCCTGCAACTGAGCTATGACGCCGTGGCCGATGGTGTGAGTGCCGATCAGGTGCTCGACCGCTTGCTCGACAAAGTGGCGATTCCTGCATGA
- a CDS encoding transporter: protein MIKPYVVRPLLALCMVGGSPLALAVEGGVGRPITGQQVFSNAGIVPPEPGWVMSLTSIWYDGDLKGNSQVPIVGALSTGLDMKVSYTMANFTHVWDTGKGRWNYASAVGVPVQYTDVTANITGPRGRTLGTEDTGTQFADMLVTPIAAGYHFDEVNHISFSLPIYVPTGAYNDNRLANPGQNTYTFMPTVAFTHLDGKGGELTLSSGLEFYTENDATDYQNGDLFTLDALWTHGFGNGWAAGLAAGYIQQINDDSGSGSTSGFRGRSVGAGPVVGWTGKFADAQANLSLRWVPEFDTKNRPEGNGIAVNMTLAFF, encoded by the coding sequence ATGATCAAGCCCTACGTAGTGCGCCCGTTGCTGGCGCTGTGCATGGTCGGCGGCAGCCCGCTGGCGCTGGCGGTTGAAGGCGGGGTCGGCCGGCCGATCACCGGCCAGCAAGTGTTCTCCAATGCCGGGATCGTGCCGCCGGAACCCGGTTGGGTGATGTCCCTGACCAGTATCTGGTATGACGGCGATCTGAAAGGCAATTCACAAGTACCGATCGTGGGTGCCTTGAGTACCGGGCTGGACATGAAGGTTTCCTACACCATGGCCAACTTCACCCACGTCTGGGACACCGGCAAAGGTCGCTGGAACTACGCGTCGGCGGTCGGCGTGCCGGTGCAGTACACCGACGTTACCGCCAACATCACTGGCCCCCGAGGCAGGACCCTGGGCACGGAAGATACCGGCACTCAATTCGCCGACATGCTGGTGACGCCGATCGCTGCGGGATATCACTTCGACGAAGTCAATCACATCTCGTTTTCCCTGCCGATCTACGTGCCGACAGGTGCCTATAACGATAATCGCCTGGCCAACCCCGGACAGAACACCTACACCTTCATGCCCACCGTGGCCTTCACTCACCTTGACGGCAAAGGCGGCGAACTCACGCTGTCCAGCGGGCTGGAGTTCTACACCGAAAACGACGCCACGGATTATCAGAACGGCGACCTCTTCACCCTCGACGCACTCTGGACCCACGGCTTCGGCAATGGCTGGGCCGCGGGTCTTGCGGCGGGCTACATCCAGCAGATCAACGATGACTCCGGGTCAGGCTCCACCAGCGGTTTTCGCGGGCGCTCGGTGGGCGCCGGCCCGGTGGTGGGCTGGACCGGCAAGTTCGCCGACGCCCAGGCCAACCTGAGTCTGCGCTGGGTGCCGGAGTTCGACACCAAAAACCGTCCGGAAGGCAACGGCATCGCGGTCAACATGACCCTGGCGTTTTTCTAG
- a CDS encoding DUF1254 domain-containing protein, with product MRNRLLLTTLALSLSTSAWADFTATPEQARGIAKEAYLYGFPVVEMYKTLYTQAVDKKSSNFKAPFNQIGNTATAFTAKDTAFVTPNADTPYSFVWMDLRAEPLVLTLPPIEEHRYYSVQLIDAYTQNFAYLGTRSTGNNGGHFMIAGPNWKGRQPQNIDRLLRSESNIAYALYRTQLFDEQDLAKVKQIQKGYQVETLSQYDKHKAPPAAPKIDWPKPSPTMSDTPDLFRYLNFMLTFAPAQDVEKDLLARFKTIGIEAGKPFNLTKLSADQRKALEDGISDAKAEFAGFKKTRVDTHEVTSGDFFGTRDHLKGNYLYRYAGANMGIFGNSAEEANYIGYFVDKDGQPVDASKHDYTLHFDKGALPPADAFWSLTMYDGKNKLLVANPLNRYLINSRMLPDLKLDADGGLTLYLQKKAPAKDLQSNWLPAPSGPFYGILRLYLPKPEVTNGQWKMPLLTPVTQQISKRSQS from the coding sequence ATGCGTAACCGCCTGCTGCTCACTACACTCGCGCTTTCCCTGAGCACCAGTGCGTGGGCCGATTTCACCGCTACCCCGGAGCAAGCCCGGGGCATTGCCAAGGAAGCCTATTTGTATGGCTTCCCGGTGGTCGAAATGTACAAGACCCTCTACACCCAGGCCGTGGACAAGAAGAGCTCGAACTTCAAGGCGCCGTTCAACCAGATCGGCAATACCGCCACAGCCTTCACCGCCAAGGACACCGCGTTCGTCACGCCGAATGCCGACACGCCCTACTCTTTCGTCTGGATGGACCTGCGCGCCGAACCGCTGGTGCTGACCCTGCCGCCCATCGAAGAACACCGTTACTACTCAGTGCAGTTGATCGACGCCTACACACAGAACTTCGCTTACCTGGGCACCCGCAGCACCGGCAACAATGGAGGCCATTTCATGATTGCCGGCCCCAACTGGAAGGGTCGGCAACCGCAGAACATCGACCGGCTGCTGCGCAGTGAAAGCAACATTGCCTATGCGCTGTACCGCACGCAGCTGTTCGATGAACAGGACCTGGCCAAGGTCAAGCAGATCCAGAAGGGTTACCAGGTGGAAACCCTCAGCCAGTACGACAAACACAAGGCGCCGCCCGCCGCACCGAAAATTGACTGGCCGAAGCCCTCGCCAACCATGAGCGACACCCCGGACTTGTTCCGCTACCTGAATTTCATGCTGACTTTCGCCCCGGCCCAGGACGTGGAAAAAGACCTGCTCGCGCGCTTCAAGACCATCGGTATCGAAGCCGGCAAGCCATTCAACCTGACCAAACTGAGCGCCGATCAACGCAAGGCGCTGGAGGACGGTATCAGCGACGCCAAGGCAGAATTCGCCGGGTTCAAGAAAACCAGGGTGGATACCCACGAAGTCACCAGCGGCGATTTTTTTGGCACCCGCGATCACCTCAAGGGCAATTACCTGTACCGCTACGCCGGTGCCAACATGGGGATCTTCGGCAACTCCGCCGAAGAGGCCAATTACATTGGCTACTTCGTCGACAAGGACGGCCAACCGGTCGATGCCTCGAAACACGACTACACCCTGCATTTCGACAAGGGCGCCCTGCCCCCGGCCGACGCCTTCTGGTCGCTGACCATGTACGACGGCAAGAACAAGCTGTTGGTGGCCAACCCGCTCAATCGCTACCTGATCAACTCGCGCATGTTGCCCGACCTCAAGCTCGACGCTGACGGTGGGCTGACCCTCTACTTACAAAAGAAAGCGCCGGCCAAGGACTTGCAAAGCAACTGGCTGCCTGCGCCGAGCGGCCCGTTCTACGGCATCTTGCGCCTGTACCTGCCCAAACCGGAAGTCACCAATGGCCAATGGAAAATGCCGTTGCTGACGCCGGTCACCCAACAAATCAGTAAGCGGAGTCAGTCATGA
- a CDS encoding S-type pyocin domain-containing protein — MAQNTLNDGSTGDVVIRPGPPASGGGSGGGHGGGGGNRVGASGNFGGPSAKTIALRKQANLERKEKEAREKAQAAAKAQQDLETARIQTRQQLLAGLAQRQVAFKAETDRNFAVRFEQLTQSLEHEISAARKPPDVGASGEPWQLYSINKIKSQIDGLSVRKTADLNEKNRIARSYDGHDPFLRTATDYLARLEQFGDALASGHQIWESAYNAAHEARLLSAQINVLGDKNNALTREHTEWVERLAQWERQRQYAEQRDARVRFKRQADADTRIERVKHANTCRFPVKQSMAGMSALAVAGSTWVAGAADALAIAVTRSVVLLTEAAVTLTAGQVAIFVGGMAYPSELGNGELTPEQRARLFHAVAVPAHTLELHDSRELQTIADAGGSAEVEYRLKPLATDEGAAIIATKTGGEIDSRVPVVNASLDPLTGAYTAEIPGSPTRYVEFTPDTAPQAQLPNQTPLAVTQPQVQGIPAGVDWRIQDCIVCVPGLEPIYLSFGVPPMGTGVVTGTGQQGTKDWWSLATQPVGAAIPALIGEQFRGREFNSFEAFDEALWRTLGEHRELVLPFDELNKKRIEQGFAPYAPKSTWVGENREFELRYQERPEFWTDPFNLDQISIKVPNSAEGWIGVVPAVVPWPIPPASSWKPLVPPGSEQLGSTTSPITPTDPLVYPGSPAIPVLPPNETFPAVDEGEIGASIPGYPGDMELPSPDALFRDRRDDPGVAIGVGPAVSGVWLGQAAREQGAPIPLQIADQLRWQEFRNFHGFRRALWKAIAADPELRTQFTPIDLHLMKKGNAPYAPADDRNGGRIKYEIHHLEEVAQGGAVYDMGNLVIMTPRRHINFHGKGN; from the coding sequence ATGGCACAAAACACATTGAACGATGGATCAACAGGTGACGTAGTGATCAGGCCTGGACCGCCGGCCTCCGGCGGTGGTTCGGGTGGTGGACATGGTGGTGGTGGGGGGAATCGGGTCGGTGCTTCGGGCAATTTCGGTGGCCCGAGTGCAAAGACCATAGCCCTCAGGAAACAGGCCAATCTGGAGCGAAAGGAAAAGGAGGCAAGGGAGAAGGCACAAGCCGCAGCAAAAGCTCAACAAGATTTGGAGACGGCCCGTATCCAGACGCGGCAGCAACTGCTCGCAGGGTTGGCGCAGCGTCAAGTCGCTTTTAAAGCTGAGACCGATCGAAACTTCGCTGTCAGGTTTGAACAACTCACGCAATCACTTGAGCATGAAATTTCGGCGGCGCGTAAACCACCCGATGTTGGTGCTTCGGGGGAGCCTTGGCAGCTTTATTCCATCAACAAAATAAAGAGCCAAATCGACGGGCTCAGCGTCCGCAAAACCGCAGATCTCAATGAAAAAAACAGGATTGCGCGCTCATACGATGGACATGATCCATTCTTGCGAACTGCGACCGACTATCTGGCTCGACTGGAGCAGTTCGGCGATGCACTTGCAAGCGGTCATCAGATTTGGGAAAGCGCTTATAACGCGGCACACGAAGCCAGATTGTTGTCGGCACAGATCAATGTTCTCGGCGATAAAAACAACGCGCTGACCAGGGAGCATACCGAGTGGGTCGAAAGGCTTGCGCAATGGGAAAGGCAACGCCAGTACGCCGAGCAACGCGATGCGCGTGTTCGTTTCAAGCGGCAGGCCGATGCAGATACGCGCATCGAGCGAGTGAAGCATGCCAATACCTGTCGTTTTCCGGTCAAGCAGTCGATGGCTGGTATGTCAGCCCTTGCTGTCGCCGGCAGTACGTGGGTTGCAGGCGCGGCGGATGCATTGGCAATCGCCGTAACCCGATCGGTGGTTTTATTGACCGAAGCAGCGGTTACGCTCACTGCCGGTCAAGTTGCGATATTTGTCGGAGGAATGGCTTATCCATCCGAGCTGGGTAACGGCGAGCTAACACCTGAGCAACGAGCTCGCTTGTTTCATGCTGTTGCCGTACCGGCGCACACGCTGGAGCTTCACGACAGTAGAGAGTTGCAAACAATCGCTGACGCGGGCGGCTCGGCGGAAGTGGAGTACCGGCTGAAGCCGTTAGCGACAGACGAGGGCGCTGCAATCATCGCCACCAAAACCGGAGGCGAGATTGATTCGCGGGTTCCAGTGGTGAATGCATCGCTGGATCCGCTAACCGGTGCATACACCGCTGAAATCCCCGGTTCCCCAACCCGTTATGTGGAGTTCACGCCGGACACTGCACCTCAAGCGCAGCTGCCCAACCAGACGCCCTTGGCCGTCACGCAACCACAGGTTCAAGGCATACCGGCCGGTGTCGATTGGCGCATTCAGGATTGCATCGTTTGCGTTCCTGGTCTTGAGCCGATTTACCTGTCTTTCGGCGTTCCACCTATGGGGACGGGAGTCGTCACGGGCACAGGTCAGCAAGGGACCAAAGACTGGTGGAGTTTGGCTACTCAGCCTGTGGGTGCCGCCATTCCGGCGCTAATCGGTGAACAGTTCCGGGGTCGGGAATTCAATTCGTTCGAGGCCTTCGACGAAGCGCTCTGGCGAACGCTGGGAGAGCATCGCGAACTTGTATTGCCGTTCGATGAGTTGAATAAAAAACGCATTGAACAAGGTTTTGCCCCTTATGCGCCGAAAAGCACATGGGTCGGTGAAAACCGCGAGTTCGAACTGCGGTATCAAGAACGTCCGGAGTTCTGGACCGATCCTTTCAATCTCGACCAAATCAGCATCAAGGTGCCGAACAGTGCCGAGGGTTGGATTGGAGTTGTACCTGCGGTTGTTCCTTGGCCGATCCCGCCGGCCAGTAGCTGGAAGCCTTTGGTGCCGCCGGGCAGTGAGCAGCTTGGTTCGACGACATCACCGATCACGCCGACCGATCCGTTGGTTTATCCCGGCAGCCCGGCCATCCCCGTCCTACCGCCAAACGAGACGTTTCCGGCTGTTGACGAAGGGGAGATAGGTGCGAGTATTCCTGGGTATCCGGGGGATATGGAACTGCCTTCGCCGGATGCTCTGTTTCGTGATCGGCGGGATGATCCGGGTGTGGCAATCGGAGTAGGTCCGGCCGTTTCGGGGGTATGGTTGGGTCAAGCGGCCCGTGAGCAGGGAGCGCCGATTCCTTTGCAGATTGCAGATCAGTTGCGATGGCAAGAGTTTCGAAATTTTCATGGGTTTAGACGGGCGCTTTGGAAGGCAATCGCCGCGGATCCAGAACTCAGGACTCAGTTCACGCCCATCGATTTACACTTGATGAAAAAGGGAAATGCACCCTATGCACCAGCAGATGATAGAAACGGAGGCCGAATTAAGTATGAAATCCATCATCTCGAGGAAGTTGCTCAAGGGGGGGCGGTTTACGATATGGGCAATCTGGTAATCATGACGCCAAGACGCCATATCAATTTTCACGGAAAAGGAAATTGA
- a CDS encoding bacteriocin immunity protein: MIFKEKFEDYTEAEFLEFLRELYEEREDLSADEFDELIIQGVHHFELITEHPDRSDVIFYPKDGCVSTPEDVLRVIKGWRAANNKPGFKSE, translated from the coding sequence ATGATTTTCAAAGAAAAATTTGAAGACTATACAGAAGCCGAATTTTTAGAGTTTCTACGTGAGCTTTATGAGGAGAGGGAGGACTTATCCGCGGATGAGTTTGATGAACTCATTATTCAGGGTGTGCACCACTTTGAGTTGATTACTGAGCATCCAGATCGCTCTGACGTTATTTTCTATCCTAAGGACGGTTGCGTAAGTACACCGGAAGATGTGCTTAGGGTCATTAAAGGTTGGCGAGCCGCCAATAACAAACCCGGTTTTAAATCCGAATAA